From Synoicihabitans lomoniglobus, the proteins below share one genomic window:
- a CDS encoding DUF1593 domain-containing protein: MIRRLRFFFLPFLGRDFAPRRHPPCAGWLSGLLLVATVAVTSAGKPRVVVTTDGEVDDMNSLIRMLHYANEFEWEGIVITSSIWHYAGDGKGTLFTSEDPEQVERYGERTDLRWTGVEWVDDIIDLYAEVYPNLRLHAPGYPSPESLHELVKVGNITFEGEMAVDTEGSQWIEALLLDDEPGPLWLHAWGGANTIARALKAIEARHRGTSEWERIYRKVTEKAVLYMVADQDATYRNYIEPHWPDLPVLYNLNQHEPIGYGWWRINQPSRLAYLRGAWWREYVKLGHGALGGRTYLWGDGQQTAGDPLQQNGSLAETRQAGRDRYDFISEGDSVAILHQLPVGLRSEEDPTYGGWGGRLVRSDGEAVRWEATRAVTDLNTETGAADYAYPVSRWLPAFQNDYAARADWAVLPYDEANHPPVVTVEGPLDLTAKAGETITLTGTASDPDGDALDLRWWQYREAGTAPYPATLTVLGDGRVQIQVPVHAEPGQTLHFILEATDDGEPALTRYRRVIVTLN; the protein is encoded by the coding sequence ATGATACGCCGGCTCCGATTTTTCTTCCTTCCGTTCCTTGGACGCGACTTTGCGCCGAGGCGTCATCCGCCATGCGCGGGTTGGTTGAGCGGCCTCTTGCTGGTGGCGACCGTCGCCGTGACTTCCGCCGGGAAACCGCGCGTCGTGGTCACCACCGACGGCGAGGTCGACGACATGAACTCGCTCATTCGCATGCTGCATTATGCGAATGAATTCGAGTGGGAAGGCATCGTGATCACCAGTTCGATCTGGCATTACGCCGGGGACGGGAAGGGCACGTTGTTCACGTCGGAAGACCCCGAGCAGGTCGAACGCTACGGTGAACGCACAGACCTGCGATGGACGGGTGTCGAATGGGTCGACGACATCATCGATCTCTACGCCGAGGTATATCCGAATCTGCGATTGCATGCGCCCGGCTATCCCTCGCCGGAGTCGCTGCACGAGCTGGTGAAGGTGGGCAACATCACCTTCGAGGGCGAAATGGCGGTCGATACCGAAGGCTCGCAGTGGATCGAAGCGCTGCTCCTCGATGACGAACCCGGACCGCTTTGGCTGCACGCGTGGGGAGGGGCCAATACCATTGCCCGCGCCTTGAAAGCGATTGAAGCGCGCCATCGCGGCACGTCGGAGTGGGAGCGTATTTACCGGAAGGTCACGGAGAAGGCGGTGCTCTACATGGTGGCGGATCAGGATGCGACCTACCGCAACTACATCGAACCGCACTGGCCCGATCTGCCGGTCCTCTACAACCTCAATCAACACGAGCCGATCGGCTACGGTTGGTGGCGGATCAATCAGCCCAGTCGACTGGCTTATCTGCGCGGCGCGTGGTGGCGCGAATACGTCAAACTCGGTCACGGCGCGCTGGGTGGACGCACCTATCTGTGGGGCGACGGTCAGCAAACGGCCGGCGACCCGTTGCAGCAGAACGGCAGCCTGGCGGAGACGCGCCAGGCGGGCCGTGATCGCTACGATTTCATTTCCGAAGGCGACAGCGTGGCGATTCTACACCAACTGCCGGTCGGACTGCGCAGCGAGGAGGATCCGACTTACGGCGGGTGGGGCGGTCGCCTCGTGCGCAGCGACGGGGAGGCCGTGCGTTGGGAGGCGACCCGGGCCGTCACCGACCTCAATACCGAAACCGGGGCCGCCGACTATGCCTATCCGGTGAGCCGGTGGTTGCCCGCATTCCAAAACGACTACGCCGCCCGCGCCGACTGGGCGGTGTTGCCCTATGACGAAGCCAACCACCCGCCGGTTGTCACGGTGGAAGGCCCCCTCGATCTCACCGCGAAAGCGGGCGAAACGATCACGCTGACCGGCACCGCGTCAGACCCCGACGGCGACGCCCTCGATCTGCGCTGGTGGCAATACCGCGAAGCCGGCACCGCACCGTATCCGGCGACGCTCACGGTTCTCGGAGATGGACGGGTCCAGATCCAAGTGCCCGTTCATGCCGAACCGGGCCAAACCCTGCATTTCATTCTCGAAGCCACCGACGACGGCGAACCCGCGCTGACGCGTTACCGGCGGGTGATTGTGACCCTGAACTAA
- a CDS encoding alpha-glucosidase/alpha-galactosidase yields the protein MPKIVSSTRGHDSHTHDAVSAGLSGEMSRPVKLTFVGAGSFFAPRLINDVIKIPGNRDGTIALVDIDAKRLALTARLVRKLVKTQTAERWKVVASTERRAVLSGTDYLVNCIEVSGLDCVLHDNDIPLKYGIDQCIGDTIGPGGLFKALRTIPVWLGVLRDCEELCPQVVVLNYTNPMAMMCLAAGRTSSLPVVGLCHSVQGTSQLLADYAGVPIAEMNWDCAGINHLAWFTRLEHAGVDLYADRLYQKFRDDLAAAEIEHAAGNASHDATDVKGGKEANLAYTARDLVRKDMCLHFGAFITESSGHLSEYLPYYRKSDAGRALLRQGYDGGSRFYATNWPQWRDERDRERRDMLAGRMELGWARSWEYASWIIEAREKDTPFRIHGNVMNQAPGGGGALITNLPADGCVEVACMIDGNGVHPTRYGALPRHLAAVCASNMGFFDVGAQAAIEQSVELAIQALYLDPLTAAVCTPSQIRAMGLEMFQAEQAHLPGYR from the coding sequence GTGCCAAAAATAGTATCCTCCACCCGGGGCCACGACAGCCACACCCACGACGCCGTGAGTGCCGGACTGTCGGGCGAAATGTCTCGTCCGGTCAAACTCACCTTTGTCGGCGCGGGCAGCTTCTTCGCCCCCCGCTTGATCAACGATGTCATCAAGATTCCCGGCAATCGCGACGGCACCATCGCACTCGTCGACATCGACGCCAAACGCCTCGCGCTCACGGCGCGGCTCGTGCGCAAGCTCGTGAAAACGCAGACCGCCGAACGCTGGAAAGTCGTCGCCTCGACCGAGCGTCGAGCCGTGCTCTCCGGCACCGATTATTTGGTCAACTGCATTGAGGTCAGCGGCCTCGACTGCGTGCTGCACGACAACGACATTCCGCTCAAATACGGGATCGATCAATGCATCGGCGACACCATCGGACCGGGTGGTCTTTTCAAGGCACTGCGCACCATTCCGGTGTGGTTGGGCGTGCTGCGAGATTGCGAGGAACTGTGCCCGCAAGTCGTGGTGCTCAACTACACCAATCCCATGGCGATGATGTGCCTCGCCGCCGGTCGCACCTCGTCGCTCCCCGTGGTCGGTCTCTGTCATTCCGTGCAAGGCACCAGTCAATTGCTGGCCGACTATGCGGGCGTGCCAATCGCGGAGATGAACTGGGACTGCGCCGGCATCAACCACCTCGCGTGGTTCACACGGCTCGAACACGCGGGAGTCGATCTCTACGCGGATCGTTTGTATCAAAAATTTCGCGACGATCTCGCCGCCGCCGAAATCGAGCACGCGGCAGGTAACGCATCACACGACGCGACCGATGTGAAAGGCGGCAAGGAAGCCAATCTCGCCTACACCGCGCGCGATCTCGTGCGCAAAGACATGTGTCTGCACTTCGGCGCGTTCATCACCGAAAGTTCCGGCCACCTGTCCGAGTATCTGCCGTATTACCGCAAAAGCGACGCCGGCCGGGCGCTGCTGCGCCAGGGCTACGACGGCGGCTCCCGTTTCTACGCGACCAACTGGCCGCAGTGGCGGGACGAGCGCGATCGCGAGCGCCGCGACATGCTGGCCGGACGGATGGAACTCGGCTGGGCGCGCTCTTGGGAATACGCGTCGTGGATCATCGAAGCCCGCGAGAAGGACACGCCGTTTCGCATTCACGGGAACGTCATGAATCAAGCGCCGGGCGGCGGCGGCGCGCTCATCACCAATTTACCCGCCGACGGCTGCGTGGAGGTCGCCTGCATGATCGATGGCAACGGCGTGCACCCCACGCGTTATGGCGCGTTGCCCCGCCACCTTGCCGCAGTGTGTGCGAGCAACATGGGCTTTTTCGATGTGGGCGCGCAGGCCGCGATCGAGCAAAGTGTGGAGCTGGCCATCCAAGCGCTGTATCTCGATCCGCTAACGGCGGCGGTGTGCACGCCGTCCCAGATCCGGGCGATGGGTTTGGAAATGTTCCAAGCCGAGCAGGCGCATCTGCCGGGCTACCGTTGA
- a CDS encoding arylsulfatase, producing the protein MHSPLSMLLEKLRIQTLRQGWGVAWLFLVAAGMLGAAPPNILIVLTDDQGFGDVGINGNPYLDTPHMDRLAREGARLNHFFVEPVCAPTRAALLTGRNPTRTGVHGVTRNREIMRTDEVTLAELLRDQAGYATGAFGKWHNGSHWPQHPNAQGFDTFFGFCGGVVGDYYDPGLERNGEPVAKQGYIADVLADEAIAFMREQAQQNRPFLCYVPFNTPHTPVSAPHAEWQRWRNRSEPADAYTRAVYAMCENLDMNLGRLLAVLDELDLARDTIVVFLGDNGPKGERFNGGMLGTKASVMEGGVRVPCFIRWPARIAPGTVVEENAAHIDLLPTLSAAAGIDDPAAFTQPLDGIDLSARLESRPGFAMPQRYHYTWFDRRRWSIRSDRYRATASTLHDMIDDPGQTENLLESAPEQHATLIQAFRDWAQTAVPAELTPLPVEVGYDAAPRVAIEAHEFELSPGEGQGIAYCEQFGYAGQWIEAWSDVAASAYCPLRVVASGHYRATIRYACPPEAIGSRFVLQAGASQLAFTIDQSGGSAAHPAAEQAGLRQGGYLSRDVWMEADAGVIDLAEGDVRLELRALTMPGEAMPEIKTVTLTKIEP; encoded by the coding sequence ATGCATTCGCCCCTTTCCATGCTGCTCGAAAAACTCCGCATTCAAACGCTGAGACAGGGGTGGGGGGTCGCTTGGTTGTTCCTGGTCGCCGCGGGCATGCTTGGGGCCGCTCCCCCCAATATTCTGATCGTGCTGACCGATGATCAGGGGTTCGGCGACGTGGGCATCAACGGTAACCCGTATCTGGATACGCCCCACATGGATCGCCTGGCACGCGAAGGGGCCCGGCTGAATCATTTCTTTGTCGAGCCGGTGTGCGCGCCCACGCGGGCGGCGCTGTTGACCGGACGCAATCCGACGCGCACGGGGGTTCACGGCGTCACGCGCAACCGGGAAATCATGCGCACCGACGAGGTGACGTTGGCCGAGTTGTTGCGAGACCAGGCGGGCTACGCCACGGGCGCATTTGGCAAATGGCACAACGGTTCGCATTGGCCGCAGCATCCGAATGCGCAGGGATTTGATACCTTCTTCGGTTTCTGCGGCGGCGTCGTGGGCGACTATTACGATCCCGGGTTGGAGCGCAACGGAGAGCCGGTGGCGAAACAGGGTTACATCGCCGACGTGCTCGCGGACGAAGCCATCGCGTTTATGCGCGAGCAGGCGCAGCAGAACCGGCCGTTTCTGTGCTACGTTCCCTTCAATACCCCGCACACCCCCGTCAGCGCCCCGCACGCCGAATGGCAGCGCTGGCGGAACCGCTCCGAACCGGCCGACGCCTACACGCGGGCCGTCTATGCCATGTGCGAAAATCTCGATATGAACCTGGGGCGCCTGCTGGCGGTGTTGGACGAGCTCGATCTGGCCCGCGACACCATCGTGGTTTTCCTGGGGGACAACGGGCCCAAGGGAGAGCGGTTCAACGGCGGCATGCTCGGCACCAAGGCCTCCGTGATGGAAGGCGGCGTGCGCGTGCCTTGTTTCATTCGCTGGCCGGCCCGGATCGCCCCCGGCACGGTGGTGGAGGAAAACGCGGCGCATATCGACCTGCTGCCGACTCTGAGCGCGGCGGCGGGCATCGACGATCCGGCGGCTTTTACCCAGCCGCTCGATGGCATCGATCTGTCGGCCCGGTTGGAAAGCCGTCCGGGTTTTGCGATGCCGCAACGCTACCACTACACGTGGTTCGATCGGCGCCGATGGTCCATCCGCTCCGATCGCTATCGCGCCACGGCCTCCACGTTGCACGACATGATCGATGATCCGGGCCAGACCGAAAATCTGCTCGAATCCGCACCGGAGCAACACGCCACATTAATACAGGCGTTTCGTGATTGGGCGCAAACCGCCGTGCCCGCGGAACTCACGCCGTTGCCGGTCGAAGTGGGTTACGATGCCGCGCCCCGCGTGGCGATCGAAGCGCACGAATTTGAACTGAGTCCGGGCGAAGGGCAGGGCATCGCCTACTGCGAGCAATTTGGCTACGCCGGTCAATGGATCGAGGCCTGGAGCGATGTGGCGGCCAGTGCGTATTGTCCGCTGCGCGTCGTGGCGTCGGGGCACTACCGGGCCACGATCCGCTATGCCTGTCCGCCCGAGGCCATCGGGTCGCGATTTGTCCTGCAAGCAGGCGCCTCGCAACTCGCGTTTACGATCGATCAATCCGGCGGTAGCGCGGCCCATCCCGCGGCCGAACAGGCGGGGTTGCGACAGGGGGGGTATTTGTCACGCGACGTTTGGATGGAAGCCGATGCCGGCGTGATTGATTTGGCGGAGGGCGACGTCCGATTGGAACTCCGGGCGCTGACGATGCCGGGCGAGGCGATGCCGGAGATCAAAACCGTAACCCTGACCAAAATAGAGCCATGA
- a CDS encoding sulfatase family protein yields MAASPEHPNLLFIMTDQQRFDALSCHGGWIQTPHLDRLAAEGVDLRGHFAQAPVCVPSRCSLFSGRYGHGHGVLENDGRLGAHEAHLFKVLRQQGYHLTYSGKNHLLPESEMIANFDGYDSHGPERAEEPNRAAYLALERRSMKKLFSGNSHDSGEYHDFPDEVTGSGVIAAETKRHLRAAPADQPWCVVTSFSDPHVPHLAPRRFESLYSQEAIPLPEWDESELNSKHPRVRVKRGAQGSATADEADRRRYLSIYGSMCSFVDELIGGIVATLRERPDAARTMIVFVSDHGDFCWHHGLVKKDLLLYDDLLHVPTLIHWPEQLQPQVIRQTLSEHVDILPTILELAGIVPPPVCQGRSLVPLLRGETASHRDEIHAEVCYPEMRSAYRSAQEFRAAWEADQLSGGPLANSAPFNVPGDHTKCVRTTRWKYIWFGDGFEELYDVQEDPDEAHNLAAEPEFTAVINDLRKRLADWLRVTADDRSESDRQEVINAYDQWDHDLADSR; encoded by the coding sequence ATGGCAGCTTCGCCAGAACACCCCAATTTATTATTCATCATGACGGACCAACAGCGCTTCGATGCGCTGTCCTGTCACGGCGGATGGATCCAAACTCCCCACCTTGATCGCTTGGCGGCTGAAGGCGTCGATCTCCGGGGGCACTTCGCGCAAGCCCCCGTTTGCGTGCCATCGCGTTGTTCCTTGTTCAGCGGGCGCTATGGACACGGTCACGGCGTCCTCGAGAATGACGGCCGGCTGGGGGCGCATGAAGCGCATCTGTTCAAAGTGCTGCGCCAGCAGGGTTATCACCTGACCTATTCCGGCAAAAATCACCTGCTGCCCGAGTCGGAGATGATCGCCAATTTTGACGGCTATGATTCACACGGTCCCGAGCGGGCGGAGGAGCCGAATCGCGCGGCGTATCTGGCGTTGGAGCGACGTTCGATGAAGAAGCTGTTTTCGGGAAACTCCCATGACTCCGGCGAGTATCATGATTTTCCCGACGAGGTGACCGGCAGCGGCGTGATCGCCGCCGAAACGAAACGGCATCTGCGGGCTGCGCCAGCGGATCAACCGTGGTGCGTGGTGACCTCGTTCAGTGATCCCCACGTGCCCCACCTGGCTCCGCGGCGGTTTGAGTCCCTTTATTCACAGGAGGCGATTCCGCTGCCGGAGTGGGATGAATCCGAGCTCAATTCCAAGCATCCCCGGGTGCGCGTGAAACGGGGGGCGCAGGGATCGGCGACGGCCGACGAGGCGGACCGCCGCCGTTACCTTTCCATCTACGGATCCATGTGCTCGTTCGTCGATGAATTGATTGGCGGTATTGTCGCCACCCTGCGCGAGCGACCCGATGCCGCCCGGACCATGATCGTCTTCGTGTCCGATCATGGAGACTTTTGTTGGCACCACGGATTGGTGAAAAAGGACCTGCTGCTTTACGACGATTTGCTGCATGTGCCGACGCTGATTCATTGGCCGGAACAACTGCAGCCGCAGGTCATCCGCCAGACCCTCAGTGAGCATGTCGACATCCTGCCGACCATCTTGGAACTCGCAGGGATCGTGCCGCCGCCGGTTTGCCAGGGCCGCTCATTGGTGCCGCTGTTGCGGGGGGAGACCGCCAGCCACCGCGATGAAATTCATGCCGAAGTCTGTTATCCGGAGATGAGATCCGCTTACCGGAGTGCGCAGGAATTCCGGGCTGCGTGGGAAGCGGACCAGCTCTCCGGCGGTCCCCTCGCGAACTCCGCGCCTTTCAATGTCCCCGGCGACCACACCAAATGCGTGCGCACCACGCGTTGGAAATACATCTGGTTCGGCGACGGATTCGAGGAACTTTACGATGTGCAGGAAGACCCGGACGAAGCCCACAATCTCGCCGCCGAGCCCGAGTTTACGGCCGTGATCAACGACCTCCGCAAACGACTGGCCGATTGGTTGCGAGTGACGGCCGACGACCGATCCGAGTCCGACCGGCAGGAAGTGATCAACGCCTACGATCAGTGGGATCACGACCTCGCCGACTCGCGCTAA
- a CDS encoding ferredoxin: MASVKYKWPQNVPGEFYVDECCLDHHCCAEIAPDHFRRIDDGGHLYVYRQPSNPEERARCMAALDTCPMAAIGCDGVPPKLFSLSWWRRILR; the protein is encoded by the coding sequence ATGGCATCCGTGAAGTATAAGTGGCCGCAGAATGTTCCAGGGGAGTTCTATGTCGACGAATGCTGCCTGGACCACCACTGCTGCGCTGAGATCGCCCCCGATCACTTCAGAAGAATTGACGATGGAGGTCACCTTTACGTCTATCGGCAGCCTTCCAATCCGGAAGAAAGAGCGCGGTGTATGGCTGCACTTGATACCTGCCCGATGGCAGCAATCGGTTGCGATGGAGTGCCTCCAAAGCTCTTTTCCCTCTCATGGTGGAGGCGTATCCTGAGATGA
- a CDS encoding sulfatase-like hydrolase/transferase — MPRSKRPNVIVFFTDQQRHDTTGVHGCPLGLTPNFDALARRGTHLVNSFTCQPVCGPARSCLQTGLYATQTGVWRNGLTPHTHLRTLAHHFNAAGYATGYMGKWHLAEDQHLGPVPTDRQGGYQTFLGANQLELVSDAYDTRLWDQDGVEHRPPGYRVDALTDAAIRYVDTPREQPFFMFLSFLEPHHQNHRDDYPAPDGYAERYTGRWLPPDLASLGGTAPRHWGGYCGMVKRLDEALGRLIDALKSTGQLHNTVILFTSDHGNHFKTRNSEYKRSCHDASIRVPTAICGPGFDGGGTVHQLVSLVDLPPTLLNAAGIAVPDEMEGHSLLDRDTTWPREVLVQISESQTGRCVRTARWKYSVSTAGSAESAATYTDDCLYDLEADPWELDNLIGRTAYGSVVAELRERLVTRMISIGETVPTIVDAPARPSAQRRIHFSDEDI; from the coding sequence ATGCCCCGATCGAAACGTCCCAACGTCATCGTTTTCTTCACCGACCAGCAGCGTCACGACACCACCGGTGTGCATGGCTGTCCGCTCGGACTCACGCCCAACTTTGACGCGTTGGCCCGTCGCGGCACCCACCTCGTCAACAGCTTCACGTGTCAGCCGGTCTGCGGTCCGGCCCGCTCCTGCCTGCAGACCGGGCTGTATGCGACGCAGACGGGGGTGTGGCGCAACGGACTCACGCCGCATACGCACCTGCGCACGTTGGCTCATCACTTCAATGCCGCCGGCTACGCCACGGGTTACATGGGCAAATGGCATCTCGCCGAAGACCAGCACCTCGGGCCGGTGCCGACCGACCGTCAGGGTGGTTACCAAACGTTTCTCGGCGCCAACCAACTCGAGCTGGTTTCCGATGCCTACGATACCCGGCTCTGGGATCAGGACGGAGTCGAACATCGCCCTCCGGGTTACCGGGTCGACGCGTTGACGGACGCGGCGATTCGCTATGTGGACACCCCGCGCGAACAACCGTTTTTCATGTTCCTGTCCTTCCTGGAACCGCATCACCAAAACCACCGCGATGATTATCCCGCTCCCGACGGATACGCCGAGCGCTACACGGGTCGCTGGCTGCCGCCGGACCTCGCGTCACTGGGCGGCACGGCACCACGACACTGGGGCGGCTACTGCGGCATGGTGAAACGGCTGGACGAGGCCCTGGGGCGCTTGATCGATGCCCTCAAAAGCACCGGTCAATTGCACAACACCGTCATCCTGTTCACGTCCGACCACGGCAACCACTTCAAGACCCGCAACAGCGAATACAAACGCTCCTGCCATGACGCCTCCATCCGTGTGCCGACCGCGATCTGCGGCCCGGGCTTCGACGGTGGCGGCACGGTGCATCAACTGGTGAGCCTCGTCGACCTGCCTCCGACCCTGCTCAATGCGGCGGGAATCGCGGTGCCTGACGAGATGGAAGGACATTCCCTCCTGGACCGGGACACCACCTGGCCGCGCGAGGTGTTGGTGCAGATCAGCGAAAGTCAGACCGGACGCTGCGTGCGCACGGCGCGCTGGAAATACAGCGTCTCCACGGCAGGCTCCGCCGAGTCCGCCGCGACCTACACCGACGATTGTCTCTACGACCTCGAAGCCGATCCGTGGGAATTGGACAACCTCATCGGTCGCACCGCCTACGGTTCCGTGGTGGCTGAACTCCGCGAACGTCTGGTCACCCGCATGATATCCATTGGTGAAACCGTGCCCACGATCGTGGATGCTCCGGCTCGACCATCGGCTCAACGCCGCATCCATTTCTCCGACGAAGACATCTGA
- a CDS encoding nucleoside hydrolase codes for MKLIISYLPLHRVVAIILLFGPLLSAPLRAERVVPEWPAADEKIRVIIDTDLANEIDDLYALGLVLAAQERFDIEGIVAAHWGDAGGPDGLDESYELILECMRVAGMEGKIPVLKGSQPFQFSQQIIPSPGVDFIVERAMDPSDERPLWVISLGACTNIAMAWKREPAIKDRVISLWHGRTQWPVKCPPRRAVDSCLRNRWWWSSCGPCDERRRTRDAWQGADAAQRLG; via the coding sequence ATGAAACTGATCATTTCCTATCTTCCCCTCCATCGAGTTGTCGCTATCATTCTGCTGTTCGGTCCTTTGCTCTCTGCTCCGCTCCGGGCCGAGCGCGTGGTGCCGGAGTGGCCCGCTGCGGATGAGAAAATTCGCGTCATCATAGACACCGATCTGGCCAATGAAATCGACGACCTTTACGCGCTCGGTCTCGTGCTGGCGGCGCAGGAGCGGTTCGACATCGAAGGCATCGTGGCGGCGCATTGGGGCGACGCGGGCGGACCGGACGGATTGGACGAATCCTACGAGCTGATCCTCGAGTGCATGCGGGTTGCAGGCATGGAGGGAAAGATTCCGGTGCTTAAAGGATCGCAGCCATTCCAGTTCAGCCAACAGATCATCCCTTCTCCCGGCGTGGACTTCATCGTCGAGCGGGCGATGGACCCGTCGGACGAGCGACCGCTCTGGGTAATCTCGCTTGGGGCCTGCACCAACATTGCCATGGCTTGGAAGCGGGAGCCGGCGATCAAGGACCGGGTGATCTCGCTGTGGCACGGTCGGACCCAATGGCCGGTGAAGTGTCCACCGCGACGAGCGGTGGATTCATGTCTGAGGAATCGTTGGTGGTGGTCTTCATGCGGCCCGTGTGACGAACGGCGGCGAACGCGCGACGCGTGGCAGGGTGCCGACGCAGCGCAACGACTCGGTTAG